The proteins below come from a single Clostridium sp. 'White wine YQ' genomic window:
- the glcT gene encoding glucose PTS transporter transcription antiterminator GlcT: MQKALEQDCKIIKAFNNNIVLVEAEGREKLLFEKGIGFGKRPGELIKKGIEIEKIFVIEDKDNLRNFRELTNNVDNEFIGFCEEMIFYISKELGEELSENIHIALTDHLSFAIKRLKNNEEIQNPFVAEVETLYKKEFSLAQDIADRIQEKLGVYIPDGEVGFIALHIHSARKNGKLSNTIKYSFISNTIIEYVEDALEVEIDRKSLDYARFLTHLRFAIERITTNSPIANDLIQEIKKKYRKSYKIAQNVAVILEDNLEDVKVVEDEVAYLAMHIERFRVSLKKVKI, translated from the coding sequence ATGCAAAAGGCCTTGGAGCAAGATTGTAAAATTATAAAAGCCTTCAATAATAATATAGTTCTTGTGGAAGCAGAGGGTAGGGAAAAGTTATTATTTGAAAAGGGGATCGGCTTTGGTAAAAGACCTGGAGAGTTAATTAAAAAGGGAATAGAAATAGAAAAGATATTTGTAATAGAAGATAAGGATAATTTAAGAAATTTTAGAGAGTTAACTAATAATGTAGATAATGAATTTATTGGATTCTGTGAAGAGATGATATTTTATATATCAAAAGAGCTAGGAGAAGAATTGAGTGAAAACATTCACATAGCACTAACAGATCACTTATCTTTTGCTATTAAAAGACTTAAAAATAATGAAGAAATACAAAATCCATTCGTTGCAGAAGTTGAGACACTATATAAGAAGGAATTTAGTTTAGCACAGGATATTGCAGATAGGATACAAGAAAAACTGGGTGTTTATATTCCAGATGGAGAGGTAGGATTTATAGCACTTCATATACACTCTGCTAGAAAAAATGGTAAGCTTTCTAATACAATAAAATATAGTTTCATTAGTAATACAATAATTGAATATGTTGAGGATGCATTAGAGGTTGAGATAGACAGAAAGTCATTAGATTATGCTAGATTTTTAACTCATTTAAGATTTGCTATAGAGAGAATAACGACAAACAGCCCTATTGCAAACGACTTAATACAAGAGATAAAGAAAAAGTATCGAAAGTCATATAAGATAGCTCAGAATGTAGCTGTAATATTAGAAGATAATTTAGAAGATGTTAAGGTTGTTGAAGATGAGGTAGCTTACTTAGCTATGCATATTGAGAGATTTAGAGTTTCATTAAAAAAGGTTAAAATATAA
- a CDS encoding PTS sugar transporter subunit IIA, which yields MFGLFNKEVKIIAPVSGKTIDLSQVPDEVFAQKMAGDGVAIDTTGDLIVAPADGELTLLFKTKHAFAMTLSDGTELLIHVGLETVSLEGEGFEALAEQGSKIKAGTPILKIDRDFIKSKGLSLITPVLITNPDNLKNLNAVIGEDVHAGKDTVITYKK from the coding sequence ATGTTTGGATTATTTAACAAAGAAGTTAAAATTATAGCTCCAGTATCTGGTAAAACAATTGACTTATCTCAAGTACCTGATGAGGTATTCGCTCAAAAAATGGCTGGTGACGGCGTAGCTATTGATACTACTGGAGATCTAATCGTAGCTCCTGCTGATGGAGAACTTACATTACTTTTTAAAACAAAGCATGCTTTTGCTATGACCCTTTCAGACGGTACTGAGCTTTTAATACATGTTGGTTTAGAAACTGTTTCTCTAGAAGGCGAAGGATTTGAGGCTTTAGCTGAGCAAGGGTCTAAAATAAAAGCTGGAACACCTATATTAAAAATAGATAGAGATTTTATAAAATCAAAAGGTCTTTCACTAATAACTCCAGTTTTAATTACTAACCCAGATAATTTAAAAAACTTAAATGCTGTAATTGGTGAAGATGTTCATGCTGGTAAAGATACAGTTATTACTTATAAGAAATAA